In one window of Skermanella rosea DNA:
- a CDS encoding polyphosphate kinase 2 family protein: MSRTEIKPDKSKIRLDKLIQDGDRFADKSTYEKRLDALQTELLHIQQTYWHEKRRAVLVFEGWDAAGKGGAIRRITEPLDPRGFHVWPIGAPKQEEIGQHYLWRFWQRLPGPGTFAIFDRSWYGRVLVERIQEFAKPKEWKRAYDEINEFERLLVDDGVRIVKLFFHITQEEQLDRFRERLTNPYKRWKLTEEDLRNRVHWDDYVGAAEEMFDKTSTVAAPWHAIAANSKWHARIASLEIITQALRRDVNIAPPPVDPAVLDAAAEMLGIHFSGRKEA; encoded by the coding sequence ATGAGCCGTACCGAGATCAAGCCCGACAAGTCGAAGATCCGCCTGGACAAATTGATCCAGGACGGCGACCGATTCGCCGACAAGTCGACCTACGAGAAGCGGCTCGACGCCCTTCAGACCGAGCTGCTCCACATCCAGCAGACCTACTGGCACGAGAAGCGGCGGGCGGTGCTGGTGTTCGAGGGCTGGGACGCCGCGGGCAAGGGCGGCGCCATCCGCCGGATCACCGAACCGCTCGATCCGCGGGGATTCCATGTCTGGCCGATCGGCGCCCCCAAGCAGGAGGAAATAGGCCAGCATTACCTGTGGCGTTTCTGGCAGCGCCTGCCGGGTCCCGGCACCTTCGCGATCTTCGACCGCTCCTGGTACGGCAGGGTGCTGGTCGAGCGGATCCAGGAGTTCGCCAAGCCCAAGGAATGGAAACGCGCCTACGACGAGATCAACGAGTTCGAGCGCCTTCTGGTGGACGACGGCGTGCGGATCGTGAAGCTGTTCTTCCACATCACGCAGGAGGAACAGCTCGACCGCTTCCGGGAACGCCTGACCAACCCCTACAAGCGCTGGAAGCTGACCGAGGAGGACCTGCGCAACCGCGTGCACTGGGACGACTATGTCGGGGCGGCCGAGGAGATGTTCGACAAGACCTCGACGGTGGCCGCCCCCTGGCACGCCATCGCGGCGAACAGCAAGTGGCACGCGCGGATCGCTTCGCTGGAGATCATCACCCAGGCCCTGCGCAGGGACGTCAACATCGCGCCGCCGCCGGTCGACCCGGCCGTGCTCGACGCCGCCGCCGAAATGCTCGGCATCCACTTCAGCGGCCGGAAGGAGGCGTAG
- a CDS encoding response regulator: protein MTGHGGCVLVVDDEMLIALSLTDTMERMGFDVCGTAATARRAIELADAHRPILVLMDVRLKGEEDGVDAAIAIHQRQGIPVIFITGSREQATIDRIHRDHPSGLLIKPVLPHQLKAAVEKVLGPLSAP, encoded by the coding sequence ATGACGGGACATGGCGGATGCGTGCTGGTCGTCGACGACGAGATGCTGATCGCGCTGTCGCTGACCGACACCATGGAAAGAATGGGATTCGACGTCTGCGGCACCGCAGCCACCGCCCGGCGGGCGATCGAGCTTGCGGACGCCCATCGGCCGATCCTGGTCCTCATGGACGTGCGGCTGAAGGGCGAGGAGGATGGCGTGGACGCCGCCATCGCGATCCACCAGCGCCAGGGCATACCGGTGATCTTCATCACTGGCTCGCGCGAGCAGGCGACCATCGACCGCATCCACCGGGATCACCCGTCCGGCCTCCTGATCAAGCCGGTCCTGCCCCACCAGCTGAAGGCTGCGGTGGAAAAGGTGCTTGGTCCCCTGAGCGCGCCGTAA
- a CDS encoding maltotransferase domain-containing protein, with amino-acid sequence MTLGPRIYNLFPLLVGSVHDWSGHLARIAGMQFDWIFLNPIHYPGFSGSLYAVKDPYRLHDRFQGGASEHPDDLIRGFCRNAREKGLRVMLDLVVNHTAKDAVLAEQHPDWYRREADGSLYSPRAVDPVDPSNVTIWGDLAELDYENEQARAGLVEYWANYVRHHVGLGVKGFRCDAAYQVPAPVWRALIDAAHEVDGEVEFYAETLGCTIEQVDALGDAGFDYLFNSAKWWDFQAPWLLDQYNQFRHIAPSVAFPESHDTDRLAADVGSQDRERLAAHLKMRYLFSACFSSGVMMPVGYEYGFTRKMDVVKTTPEDWEEPKVDISQFVADVNAMRAATPAFNVEGPQFRITAPHSPLVGLCRKGTGDVEDCAVILINPDENRSHTIDPGPLLAETGGQFDGFRDVTPQCSPQLFRPGEPIVLAPLEMRVFRGNPEARAKVSNGVDSAERKEASGRLLESLAADRIAIEGVYPELDGGRFAIKREVGDVLEVWADVFSDGHEKINACLKYRVQGDDAWHEEPLVFFDNDRWTGRIPLTQNGRYWYTVEAWRDLFETWRGDFIKKRDAGQVISLELIEGRELVERAAAKATGPDREVMDTTLNRLAHGGEDGGRADDELATRLLLSNDLHIAMRRSGERVNRSRYKSELECFVDRTAARYAAWYEVFPRSMSDDPNRHGTFDDVIKKLPYVRDMGFDVLYFTPIHPIGRTFRKGKNNTLNAGEGDVGSPYAIGSDEGGHDALHPELGTFEDFERLVKAAHSHGLEIAIDFAIQCSPDHPWIKQHPDWFDWRPDGTIKYAENPPKKYQDIVNVHFYRGAMPDIWYALRDIVLFWADRGVKIFRVDNPHTKPLPFWEWMIREVQDRYPDALFLAEAFTKPKMMKRLAKVGFTQSYSYFTWRNFKQEITDYLVELTSLEPKEYMRANFFANTPDINPPILQTGGPPAFKMRAVLASTLSSVYGLYSGYELCEGTPIPGKEEYLNSEKYEIKAWDWNRPGNIRDYITRINKIRRENPALHEYENLRFYNAFDDNILYYGKMTPNKDNFILVAANLDPHNAHGATIEVPLWELGLPDSAHVEVEDLFTGGRFFWYGKLQQIHLDPYRNPCGIWRIIPPGLGLRP; translated from the coding sequence GTGACTCTCGGACCACGCATCTACAATCTCTTCCCGCTGCTGGTCGGCTCAGTCCATGATTGGTCCGGGCATCTGGCGCGCATCGCCGGAATGCAGTTCGACTGGATCTTCCTCAACCCCATCCATTATCCGGGGTTCTCCGGCAGCCTGTACGCGGTCAAGGACCCGTACCGGCTGCACGACCGTTTCCAGGGCGGCGCTTCGGAACATCCCGACGACCTGATCCGGGGCTTCTGCCGGAACGCGCGGGAGAAGGGCCTGCGGGTGATGCTGGACCTGGTGGTGAACCACACCGCCAAGGACGCGGTCCTGGCCGAGCAGCATCCCGATTGGTACCGCCGCGAGGCCGACGGCAGCCTCTACAGCCCACGCGCGGTCGATCCGGTCGATCCGAGCAACGTCACCATCTGGGGCGACCTGGCCGAACTGGACTACGAGAACGAACAGGCCCGCGCCGGGCTGGTCGAGTACTGGGCGAATTATGTCCGCCACCATGTCGGCCTGGGCGTCAAGGGCTTCCGCTGCGACGCCGCGTACCAGGTGCCCGCCCCGGTCTGGCGGGCGCTGATCGACGCCGCCCACGAGGTGGATGGCGAGGTCGAATTCTACGCGGAAACCCTGGGCTGCACGATCGAGCAGGTCGATGCGCTGGGCGACGCCGGGTTCGACTATCTGTTCAACAGCGCCAAATGGTGGGACTTCCAGGCCCCCTGGCTGCTCGACCAGTACAACCAGTTCCGCCACATCGCCCCCTCGGTGGCCTTCCCCGAGAGCCACGACACCGACCGGCTGGCCGCCGACGTGGGCAGCCAGGACCGGGAGCGGTTGGCCGCGCACCTGAAGATGCGCTACCTGTTCTCGGCCTGCTTCTCCTCGGGCGTGATGATGCCGGTCGGCTACGAATACGGCTTCACGCGCAAGATGGACGTGGTCAAGACCACGCCGGAGGACTGGGAAGAGCCGAAGGTCGACATCAGCCAGTTCGTCGCCGACGTGAACGCCATGCGGGCCGCGACGCCGGCCTTCAACGTGGAAGGCCCGCAGTTCCGCATCACGGCCCCGCACAGCCCGCTGGTCGGCCTGTGCCGCAAAGGGACCGGCGACGTCGAGGACTGCGCGGTCATCCTGATCAACCCCGACGAGAACCGGTCCCACACCATCGATCCCGGCCCCCTGCTGGCGGAGACCGGCGGGCAGTTCGACGGGTTCCGCGACGTGACGCCGCAATGCTCGCCCCAGCTGTTCCGGCCGGGCGAGCCGATCGTGCTGGCGCCCCTGGAGATGAGGGTGTTCCGCGGCAATCCCGAAGCCCGCGCCAAGGTCTCGAACGGCGTGGACAGCGCCGAGCGCAAGGAGGCCTCGGGACGGCTGCTGGAGAGCCTGGCCGCGGACCGCATCGCCATCGAGGGGGTCTATCCCGAACTGGACGGCGGCCGCTTCGCGATCAAGCGCGAGGTCGGCGACGTGCTGGAGGTCTGGGCCGACGTCTTCTCCGATGGCCACGAGAAGATCAACGCGTGCCTCAAGTACCGTGTCCAAGGCGACGACGCCTGGCACGAGGAACCGCTGGTCTTCTTCGACAACGACCGCTGGACCGGCCGGATCCCGCTGACCCAGAACGGCCGCTATTGGTACACGGTCGAGGCGTGGCGCGACCTGTTCGAGACCTGGCGGGGCGACTTCATCAAGAAGCGCGACGCCGGCCAGGTGATCTCGCTGGAGCTGATCGAGGGGCGGGAGCTGGTCGAGCGGGCCGCCGCCAAGGCCACCGGCCCCGACCGCGAGGTGATGGACACCACGCTGAACCGCCTGGCCCACGGCGGGGAGGACGGCGGACGGGCGGATGACGAGCTGGCCACGCGGCTGCTGCTGTCGAACGACCTGCACATCGCCATGCGCCGGTCGGGCGAACGGGTGAACCGGTCGCGCTACAAGAGCGAGCTGGAATGCTTCGTCGACCGGACCGCGGCGCGCTACGCCGCGTGGTACGAGGTGTTCCCGCGCTCCATGAGCGACGACCCGAACCGCCACGGCACCTTCGACGACGTCATCAAGAAGCTGCCCTATGTGCGCGACATGGGCTTCGACGTGCTGTACTTCACGCCGATCCATCCGATCGGGCGAACCTTCCGCAAGGGCAAGAACAACACGCTGAACGCCGGCGAGGGCGATGTCGGGAGCCCCTACGCGATCGGCTCCGACGAGGGCGGCCACGACGCGCTCCATCCCGAGCTGGGCACCTTCGAGGATTTCGAGCGGCTGGTGAAGGCGGCCCATTCCCACGGGCTGGAGATCGCGATCGACTTCGCGATCCAGTGCTCGCCCGACCATCCCTGGATCAAGCAGCATCCGGACTGGTTCGACTGGCGCCCCGACGGCACCATCAAGTATGCCGAGAACCCGCCCAAGAAGTACCAGGACATCGTGAACGTCCATTTCTACCGCGGTGCCATGCCCGACATCTGGTACGCGCTGCGCGACATCGTGCTGTTCTGGGCGGACAGGGGCGTCAAGATCTTCCGGGTGGACAACCCGCACACCAAGCCGCTGCCGTTCTGGGAATGGATGATCCGCGAGGTCCAGGACCGCTATCCCGACGCGCTGTTCCTGGCCGAGGCCTTCACCAAGCCGAAGATGATGAAGCGGCTGGCCAAGGTGGGGTTCACCCAGAGCTATTCGTACTTCACCTGGCGCAACTTCAAGCAGGAGATCACGGACTATCTGGTCGAGCTGACCTCGCTGGAGCCCAAGGAGTACATGCGGGCCAACTTCTTCGCCAACACGCCCGACATCAACCCGCCCATCCTCCAGACCGGCGGCCCGCCGGCGTTCAAGATGCGCGCGGTGCTGGCGTCCACCCTGTCCAGCGTCTACGGCCTCTACAGCGGGTACGAACTGTGCGAGGGCACGCCGATCCCGGGCAAGGAGGAGTACCTGAACTCCGAGAAGTACGAGATCAAGGCGTGGGACTGGAACCGGCCGGGCAATATCCGGGACTACATCACCCGGATCAACAAGATCCGGCGGGAGAACCCGGCGCTGCACGAGTACGAAAACCTGCGCTTCTACAACGCCTTCGACGACAACATCCTGTATTACGGCAAGATGACGCCGAACAAGGACAACTTCATCCTGGTGGCCGCCAACCTGGACCCGCACAACGCCCACGGGGCGACAATCGAGGTCCCGCTGTGGGAACTGGGCCTGCCGGACAGCGCCCACGTGGAGGTCGAGGACCTGTTCACCGGCGGTCGCTTCTTCTGGTACGGCAAGCTCCAGCAGATCCATCTCGACCCGTACCGGAACCCCTGCGGGATCTGGCGGATCATTCCGCCGGGGCTCGGCCTGCGGCCATAG
- a CDS encoding UDP-2,3-diacylglucosamine diphosphatase gives MQPDIGVRHYRSIWISDVHLGTRGCQADLLLDFLRCHESEYLYLVGDIVDGWRLKRSWYWPQAHNDVVQKLLRRARKGAKVFYIPGNHDEAFREYIGLNFGGVAVVEDAVHTTADGRRLLVIHGDQFDAVVKYAKWLAHLGDGAYTALLGINTWFNYVRRKLGFTYWSLSAYLKHRVKNAVEYIGDYEKALAEEARRRNVDGVICGHIHSAEMRPMEGVLYCNDGDWVESCTALVEHESGELEIINWAASRRLLPVRVSARAAA, from the coding sequence ATGCAGCCAGACATTGGTGTGCGGCACTATCGAAGCATCTGGATCTCGGACGTTCACCTGGGAACCCGCGGGTGCCAGGCCGACCTTCTTCTGGATTTCCTCCGCTGTCACGAGTCCGAGTACCTGTATCTCGTCGGCGACATCGTCGACGGCTGGCGGCTGAAGCGCAGCTGGTACTGGCCGCAGGCCCACAACGACGTGGTCCAGAAGCTTCTGCGCCGCGCGCGCAAGGGCGCCAAGGTCTTCTACATCCCGGGCAACCATGACGAGGCGTTCCGGGAATATATCGGGCTGAACTTCGGCGGTGTCGCCGTGGTCGAGGACGCGGTCCACACCACGGCCGATGGCCGGCGGCTCCTGGTGATCCATGGCGACCAGTTCGACGCCGTCGTCAAATACGCCAAATGGCTCGCCCACCTGGGGGACGGCGCCTACACGGCCCTGCTCGGGATCAACACCTGGTTCAACTATGTGCGTCGAAAGCTGGGCTTCACATACTGGTCCCTCTCGGCTTATCTGAAGCACCGCGTCAAGAATGCGGTAGAGTATATCGGCGACTACGAAAAGGCGCTGGCGGAGGAGGCTCGCCGCCGCAACGTCGACGGCGTCATCTGCGGGCATATCCACAGCGCCGAAATGCGTCCCATGGAGGGGGTGCTCTATTGCAACGACGGAGATTGGGTCGAATCCTGCACGGCTCTCGTCGAGCACGAGAGCGGCGAGCTGGAAATCATAAACTGGGCGGCTTCACGTCGCTTGCTGCCAGTCAGGGTCTCAGCCAGGGCGGCAGCGTGA
- a CDS encoding 3-deoxy-D-manno-octulosonic acid transferase, translating to MLQTIYRGLTEIGGPAIRLYLARRRAAGKEDPARAPERLGRASADRPPGRLAWFHAASVGESLSVLILINRLLERYPDLTVLVTTGTVTSAELMARRLPARAIHQYVPVDRMPYVRRFLDHWRPDLALWIESEIWPNLLCEIGRRRIPAALVNARMSAGSFRNWSRVPGFIRPLLRTFGLCLAQTETEADRLRRLGARDVRCVGNLKFSAEPLPADPAALAGLRDAFGDRPSWLMASSHPGEEAMAADVHAALRDRLPGLLTVIVPRHPQRGGEVSRLLEERGLARALRSAGDLPSPGHEVYVADTVGELGLFFRLAPVVCVGGSLVPIGGHNPVEPAQLGCAVIHGPHMTNFSEVAAQLRADDAAVTVQDADGLAREVGRLLTDDAERSRLATAAAAVADRNRRVVDAVLDALVPTLAAGVAPCP from the coding sequence ATGTTGCAGACGATCTATCGCGGGCTGACGGAAATCGGCGGGCCCGCGATACGGCTGTATCTCGCCCGCCGCCGTGCAGCCGGAAAGGAAGATCCGGCCCGGGCCCCGGAACGGCTCGGCCGCGCCTCCGCGGATCGCCCGCCCGGACGGCTCGCCTGGTTCCACGCGGCGAGCGTCGGGGAGTCCCTGTCGGTCCTGATCCTGATCAACCGCCTGCTGGAACGGTATCCGGACCTCACCGTGCTCGTCACGACCGGCACCGTCACCTCGGCCGAACTGATGGCGCGGCGCCTGCCCGCCCGCGCGATCCACCAGTATGTGCCGGTGGACAGGATGCCCTATGTCCGGCGCTTCCTGGACCACTGGCGGCCCGACCTCGCGCTCTGGATCGAGTCCGAGATCTGGCCCAACCTATTGTGCGAGATCGGCCGCCGCCGGATCCCCGCGGCCCTGGTCAATGCCCGAATGTCCGCCGGATCGTTCCGCAACTGGAGCCGGGTGCCTGGCTTCATCCGGCCGCTGCTGCGGACTTTCGGCCTGTGCCTGGCCCAGACGGAGACCGAGGCGGACCGGCTGCGCCGGTTGGGTGCCCGCGACGTGCGCTGCGTCGGCAACCTGAAGTTCTCCGCGGAGCCCCTGCCGGCCGACCCCGCGGCCCTGGCCGGGCTGCGCGACGCCTTCGGCGACCGGCCCTCATGGCTGATGGCGAGCAGCCATCCCGGCGAAGAGGCCATGGCGGCCGATGTCCACGCCGCCCTGCGCGACCGCCTGCCCGGCCTGCTGACGGTGATCGTCCCGCGTCATCCCCAACGGGGCGGCGAAGTCTCCCGCCTGCTGGAAGAACGCGGCCTCGCCCGGGCGCTTCGCTCGGCCGGCGACCTGCCCAGCCCGGGGCACGAGGTCTATGTCGCCGACACCGTGGGCGAACTGGGGCTGTTCTTCCGGCTGGCGCCCGTCGTCTGCGTCGGCGGTTCGCTGGTGCCGATCGGCGGCCACAACCCGGTCGAGCCGGCCCAGCTCGGCTGCGCCGTGATCCACGGTCCCCACATGACGAACTTCTCCGAGGTAGCGGCCCAGCTGCGGGCCGACGATGCCGCCGTGACCGTGCAAGACGCCGACGGGCTCGCCCGGGAGGTCGGTCGGCTGCTGACCGACGACGCCGAACGGTCTCGGCTGGCGACGGCCGCCGCGGCCGTGGCCGACCGGAACCGGCGGGTGGTCGATGCCGTGCTCGACGCCCTGGTCCCCACCCTCGCCGCCGGCGTCGCTCCATGCCCCTGA
- a CDS encoding sensor histidine kinase: protein MTDLAREGTADAGGGEAFLGEFIRVIALTILPVLLFAIVVAVILTDRQQRLVLETLESRAAAAAMELDGIFTSQIALLTTLAGSRSLDDADLSSFYVEAQRAARTQPDWFTIILSDPANGQQRLNLLRPLGAALPVFPDLDSHEQVVRTGKPMIVARPTALGPVSGRPVFGIRVPVLRDGRVIHVISAALKPETVMRALQRLELPSGWGGVILDDKRTVVACAGCPENSIGRPALPAVREHIDEVQAGVGVLTTLSGVKSYFAIGRARASGWIVGARVPTSDVTALWLGELWIVGLAGLISIVVAFGAVARLTRRRREEHGVLEARVRERTAALELSLAQRDLLLREVYHRVKNNLQVVDSLMGFHASRLKDAEGRNALERLQLLVHALALVHQRLMESEDLARFDIRPVLEELGASLEASTGAAERGIRVSVEADPLETSLDFAIPLGLLMTELVTRALKHGYPAGWKGVVTISFRAGSSNHAALTVADDGSADGHRSAICSDTVGSKIIRALVAQLEGEIQVMHEYGTRVTVTVPNTGVPG, encoded by the coding sequence TTGACGGACTTGGCGCGGGAAGGAACCGCGGACGCCGGAGGCGGGGAAGCCTTCCTGGGCGAGTTCATCCGTGTCATAGCGCTGACGATCCTGCCGGTGCTGCTGTTTGCGATCGTGGTCGCCGTGATTCTCACCGATCGCCAGCAGAGGCTGGTCCTGGAGACGCTGGAGAGCCGGGCCGCCGCCGCCGCCATGGAACTGGACGGCATCTTCACCAGCCAGATAGCGCTGCTGACGACGCTTGCCGGGTCGCGTTCCCTCGACGACGCCGATCTTTCGAGCTTCTATGTCGAGGCCCAGCGCGCGGCGCGGACCCAGCCCGACTGGTTCACGATAATCCTGTCGGATCCGGCGAACGGCCAGCAACGCCTGAACCTGTTGCGGCCCCTCGGCGCGGCGCTTCCGGTATTCCCCGATCTCGACAGCCATGAGCAGGTGGTCCGCACCGGCAAGCCGATGATCGTCGCCCGCCCCACCGCCCTGGGTCCCGTCTCCGGCCGGCCGGTGTTCGGCATCCGGGTTCCGGTCCTGCGGGACGGCCGCGTGATCCATGTCATCAGCGCCGCGCTCAAGCCGGAAACCGTCATGCGGGCCTTGCAGCGGCTCGAACTGCCTTCCGGCTGGGGCGGGGTCATCCTCGACGACAAGCGGACCGTCGTCGCGTGCGCGGGCTGCCCCGAGAACAGCATCGGCCGTCCTGCCCTGCCCGCGGTCAGGGAGCACATCGACGAGGTGCAGGCCGGGGTCGGCGTGCTGACCACGCTGTCCGGGGTGAAATCGTACTTCGCGATCGGCCGGGCGCGGGCATCGGGCTGGATCGTCGGCGCCCGGGTGCCGACGTCGGATGTGACCGCCCTGTGGCTGGGGGAGCTTTGGATCGTCGGGCTCGCGGGCCTGATCAGCATCGTCGTGGCGTTCGGCGCGGTGGCGCGGCTAACCCGTCGCCGCCGCGAGGAGCATGGGGTGCTCGAAGCCCGGGTGCGCGAGCGGACGGCCGCCCTCGAGCTTTCCCTGGCGCAGCGCGACCTGCTCCTCCGGGAGGTCTACCACCGCGTCAAGAACAATCTCCAGGTCGTGGACAGCCTGATGGGCTTCCATGCGTCGCGCCTGAAGGATGCCGAGGGCCGGAACGCCTTGGAGCGGCTTCAACTGCTGGTGCATGCGCTGGCGCTGGTTCATCAGCGGCTTATGGAGTCCGAAGACCTGGCGCGGTTCGACATCCGTCCCGTGCTGGAGGAACTCGGTGCGAGCCTGGAGGCTTCCACCGGCGCCGCCGAGCGCGGCATCCGGGTCTCCGTCGAGGCGGATCCCCTGGAAACGTCGCTTGATTTCGCGATCCCCCTGGGCTTGCTGATGACCGAACTGGTCACCCGCGCGTTGAAGCACGGCTACCCGGCCGGTTGGAAGGGCGTGGTGACGATTTCCTTCCGCGCCGGTTCTTCCAACCATGCCGCCCTGACGGTGGCCGACGACGGCAGTGCGGACGGGCATCGATCCGCGATCTGCTCCGACACCGTCGGGTCGAAGATAATCCGGGCCCTGGTCGCACAACTGGAGGGAGAGATACAGGTCATGCATGAATACGGCACCAGGGTGACCGTCACGGTCCCGAACACCGGAGTTCCGGGATGA
- a CDS encoding glycosyltransferase family 4 protein — MKILIVSDAWYPQVNGVVRTLTTVREELEKLGHTVEIIGPDRFRTVPLPSYPEIRLALGAGRKLARMIESSNPGAIHIATEGPLGFAARSYCLKHDIPFTTAYHTRFPEYVRDRAPVPLALSYAVVRRFHAPAAAVMVATQSIEDALKARGFRNIRRWSRGVDTELFRPRSKAFLDDPRPITLYVGRVAVEKNLEAFLRLDLPGTKYVVGDGPQLEEYRRRYPGVKFAGARHGEELARYYAAADVFVFPSRTDTFGLVLLEALASGVPVAAFPVPGPLDVMDGAAVGCLDEDLGRAVNSALAISPERCREHALTWSWRASAEQFINNLKPLSCSDRLVQS, encoded by the coding sequence GTGAAGATACTGATCGTTTCGGATGCCTGGTACCCGCAGGTCAACGGCGTCGTCCGGACCCTGACGACCGTTCGGGAAGAACTGGAGAAACTCGGCCACACGGTCGAGATCATCGGCCCGGACCGCTTCCGTACCGTTCCGCTGCCCAGCTACCCGGAGATCCGGCTGGCGCTCGGTGCCGGGCGGAAGCTCGCCCGCATGATCGAGTCCAGCAACCCCGGGGCCATCCACATCGCGACCGAGGGGCCGCTGGGGTTCGCCGCCAGAAGCTATTGCCTGAAGCACGATATCCCCTTCACGACCGCCTACCACACACGTTTCCCGGAATATGTCCGGGACCGCGCCCCGGTGCCGCTGGCCCTCAGCTACGCGGTCGTCCGGCGTTTCCACGCCCCGGCCGCCGCGGTCATGGTCGCGACGCAGTCGATCGAGGACGCGCTCAAGGCCCGCGGCTTCCGGAACATCCGCCGCTGGTCCCGCGGGGTCGATACCGAGCTGTTCCGGCCGCGGTCCAAAGCCTTCCTGGACGATCCGCGGCCGATCACCCTGTATGTCGGCCGCGTCGCGGTTGAAAAGAACCTCGAGGCCTTCCTCAGGCTGGATCTTCCCGGGACCAAGTACGTGGTCGGCGACGGCCCGCAGCTGGAGGAGTACCGCCGGCGCTATCCGGGCGTGAAGTTCGCGGGAGCCCGCCACGGGGAGGAGCTGGCGCGGTATTACGCGGCGGCCGACGTCTTCGTCTTTCCTTCCCGGACGGACACCTTCGGTCTCGTCCTGCTCGAAGCGCTGGCGTCGGGCGTGCCGGTCGCCGCCTTTCCGGTGCCGGGGCCGCTGGACGTGATGGACGGCGCGGCGGTCGGCTGCCTGGACGAGGATCTGGGCAGGGCCGTCAATTCCGCCCTCGCCATTTCGCCGGAACGCTGCCGCGAACATGCCCTGACCTGGTCCTGGCGCGCCTCGGCCGAACAATTCATCAACAACCTCAAGCCTTTGAGCTGCTCGGACCGATTGGTACAGTCCTAA
- the hppD gene encoding 4-hydroxyphenylpyruvate dioxygenase, with the protein MPKSDGRITDQNPMGTDGFEFVEYTAPDTKELGALFERMGFTAVARHRSKDVTLYRQGGVNFIVNAEPDSFAQAFARVHGPSVCAIAFRVADAAYAFKRAAELGAKGVAGTAGPMELNIPAIQGIGGSLIYLVDRYGDRSIYDVDFEFIEGAESAPKGLGLTSIDHLTHNVHRGRMTEWSDFYTKLFNFREIRYFDIEGKLTGLKSKAMTSPCGKIRIPINESSDDKSQIEEYLRAYKGEGIQHIALATDDIYETVELARSRGVEFLAPPPDTYYEMLAERLPGHGEDVERLKRDHLLIDGAPGGGLLLQIFTNTVIGPIFFEVIQRKGDEGFGEGNFRALFESIERDQIRRGVLQEDG; encoded by the coding sequence ATGCCGAAGTCAGACGGCCGGATCACCGACCAGAACCCGATGGGCACCGACGGGTTCGAGTTCGTCGAGTACACCGCTCCGGATACCAAGGAATTGGGCGCCCTGTTCGAGCGGATGGGCTTCACCGCCGTGGCGCGCCATCGTTCGAAGGACGTGACCCTGTACCGTCAGGGGGGAGTCAATTTCATCGTCAACGCGGAGCCCGACAGCTTCGCCCAGGCCTTCGCCCGGGTCCACGGCCCCAGCGTCTGTGCGATCGCGTTCCGCGTCGCCGATGCGGCCTATGCCTTCAAGAGGGCGGCGGAACTGGGAGCCAAGGGCGTGGCCGGCACCGCCGGGCCGATGGAACTGAACATCCCGGCGATCCAGGGCATCGGCGGCAGCCTGATCTACCTGGTGGACCGTTACGGCGACCGCAGCATCTACGACGTCGATTTCGAGTTCATCGAGGGCGCCGAGAGCGCGCCGAAGGGACTCGGCCTCACCTCGATCGACCACCTGACCCACAACGTGCATCGCGGCCGGATGACCGAGTGGTCCGATTTCTATACGAAGCTGTTCAATTTCCGCGAGATCCGGTATTTCGACATCGAGGGCAAGCTGACCGGGCTGAAGTCCAAGGCGATGACCAGCCCCTGCGGCAAGATCCGGATCCCGATCAACGAATCGTCCGACGACAAGTCGCAGATCGAGGAATATCTCCGGGCCTACAAGGGCGAGGGCATCCAGCACATCGCGCTGGCGACGGACGACATCTACGAGACTGTCGAACTGGCCCGCAGCCGGGGCGTCGAGTTCCTGGCGCCGCCCCCCGACACCTATTACGAGATGCTGGCGGAACGGCTGCCGGGACACGGCGAGGACGTGGAACGCCTGAAGCGGGACCACCTGCTGATAGACGGCGCGCCCGGCGGCGGCCTGCTGCTCCAGATCTTCACCAACACGGTGATCGGGCCGATCTTCTTCGAGGTGATCCAGCGCAAGGGCGACGAGGGGTTCGGCGAGGGCAATTTCCGGGCGTTGTTCGAGAGTATCGAGCGCGACCAGATCCGCCGCGGCGTGCTTCAGGAAGACGGGTGA